AAAGCGTGACGTAACACCAGAGGCAACACTGGATGTTATTGAAAGAGAAGCACCTGGAATACCTGAGGCCATGAGATATCATTCATTAAAGATTACTCCAAAAGCTATGCTATCTCGTGCTAAAGCTGGTATACGTGGAAACTCTATTATAATAAATCTTCCTGGAAGTGAAAAAGCAGTTAAGGAACACTTAGAAATAGTGTTACCTGTTCTAGATCATGCTAGAGGAATACTTCTTGGGCTTCATAGTGAGTGTGGAAATCATCCACATGATAAGATATAGTTTTCAATTTAATTTTTTAAATATATAATTTTAAAGTTAAAATACCACTTACAAATTTAGTTTGTAAGTGGTATTTACTATTACATAATTAAAAATACTATAGCATTTCTATAAATGCTTCTAATCTTGTTCTAACTTGTCCAACATCTGATGATGAGTAGTTAGTTTCAAGGTTCATGAATCCAACTTTATTTTCATTACATACTTTCTTTACGCTAAAGCTTTCTACAGCGTATGTATGACATGCTTGAAGAGTTATATCTATAACTCCATCAACCTTATATTCTTCAATTAATTCATCTAGAAGCTCCATTCTTCCTGTATTAGGTGACATAACAGAACATGGAATGCTTAGATACTTCTCAGCTAGTGCATCATATACATCCTTTGTTTCATCTACATTAACACACTTTTCCTTAATTCCACTACAGTTTTCAAAGCATACAACTACTCCACCAACTTCTTCAACTGTTTTTACTACCTTTTCAGCTACTCCACCTGATGGGCAACCTGTTATAAGTATTCTTTTTGAATCCTTTGATACAGGACTATTTCCAGTTGCAGCAACTTCTTGAAGGCCAGAAATCATTTCTCTTAGCTCATTATTTTTAGCCTCTACATCTACAACGAAATTAGTAGCATCAAATATCTTATGCATTTCATATCCTGATATTGGAGGCGGATCAAGCTTTGATAGACTATAAATTTCTTTTAAAAGGTTTCTTTGTTCATTTTTAACCTTTATAGATTTCTTTATAGCCTCTTCTGTTATAACTACCCCAAAATCCTTTTCAAGCTTTTCCTTAAGCTTTATCATTTCACCTTTCCATAGGCTTAAAGCAACTGGGTCATTTTGTCTATGTGGAAGTTGCATTACATGTACATTTTTTATTTCTCCTAGAAGCTCGTACATCTTTTTCTTTCCATCACATGTTGTTTCCCCAACAATCATGTCAGCAAAATATATGAAAGGACACTTATCAGTGATAGCAAAGCCATATGATGCCTTAATAAGTGGACAAAGATTCTTTGGCAGATGCTTTTCAGCATCCTCTACTGTTTCATCACTTACTGAACATACACTTATAGGCATTGCCCCTGCTGCGTCAATTATTTCCCAAGGAGTATAAGTACAATAAGTCCCTACTACTTTTTTCCCTGCATCCTTTGCAGCCTTAACATTTAAAAAGTTATTTTTTCTAGCTTCTGCAAAGCTTTCAAATTCCTTTGGCATTTCCATAATCAAAACCCCCAAACTAAATTATTTATCTTTCCCAAGTAATGCTGCTCCAAGTGCACCTGCAAATCTACCAAGAGGTGATGTTTCAACCTCTGCATCAAGCTTCTTAGATAGCTGCTTTATAAAATAAACATTCTCACACAGTCCACCTGTTAAGAAATATTTACTAACCTTATTGTGTTTATGACATATAGTTTTAACCTTGCTTGCTATAGAATCTATAACTGCAAATGCTATATCTTCTTTCCTAGCTCCTGAACCAATTAAACTAATAACCTCTGATTCTGCAAATACAGTACACATAGAACTTATAAATGTACCTTCCCCTTCTATAGAAAGCCTAGAAAGCTCTATAATATCAAGGCCTAGGATATTTGCCATGACCTCTAAGAATCTACCTGTTCCTGCTGAGCATTTATCATTCATTAGAAAGTCTTGAACCTTTCCACCTTCTATAGTAATAACCTTAGTATCTTGTCCACCTATATCAAGAACAACACCGTCTTCACCAAACATATGCGCTGCTCCTACCCCATGACAAGTTATTTCTGTTATCTTTTTATCTGCAAATGGAACACTTACTCTTCCATATCCTGTTGATACAAAGTAAGCATTATCCTTATTTATTCCCATCTCTTCAAGTTCATCTTTAACAGAGTTTGCTGTTTCAACACTACTCCAGCCTGTTGGCTTTATTATCTTATGAATTATTTCCTCATTCTTCAAAACTATTACCTTACAAGATGTAGACCCTATATCAATTCCTACTTTATACATTTCTTCCCCCTGTAGCATTTTAATTATGTTAATTACAAACATAAATCTTTCTATATATATTCTCTCAATATCTAAGTAAAAATTCCACACATTCCGTAGTTATATAGAAAATTACAATATCATCAAGTTTACATATAGTATATTCCTATACAAAATAATACATATTTATATATTTAAACTAGACTTTTCTACAAAATAATTTCTAATTACAATCAACTTATAAGCTAATGTTTTCCATTTGTTCATTTTGTACACTTTTCTTTTACACTTGCAACTTTTTTTTAATATATAATAAATACTTTCTTAATATATTAGTGATATGATTAAAGTATAGTTTTAAACATTTCCCACGAATAAAACTATTTATTTATGCTAAATACCCCTTTAGCATATACATTCCATTTCTGATAGAAGTTATCTCTTTCGATAACTTCTTTTTATTTTCTTATAAAAAAGGTAGAGATCAGTCAATCTCTACCTTTAAATATTTATATTAATATATTTTATCTATACTATAACCTTGCTTATTAAGTGAAGCTATAATCTCATTTATGTGGTCATGTCCATTTGTTTCAACAGTTATTTCAAGTAATACCTGTCTTAATCTATCTATTGCTTTAAATTGGTTATGCTCAAGCTTAATAACATTAGCGTTGCAATCTGCTAGTATTTGAGCAATTCTTAAAAGCTCACCTGGGGTATCTTGAAGCTTAACAGAGAAACAGAACATTCTTCCCTTGAAAAGTAGACCTCTGTTAAGTAGTTCTGAAATCGTTACTACATCAATATTTCCACCACTTACAATTGATACTACCTTTTTCCCTGTTACATCAAGCTTTTTAAGTGCTGCAAGTGATAATGCACCTGTAGCCTCACAAACCATCTTATGCTTTTCCATAAGGGTATAAACCATTTCTGATAGTTCAAAATCATTAACTGTAATTATTTCGTCTACGTATTTTTTAACAACCTCAAATGTTTTATCCCCTGGACACTTAACCGCACTTCCATCTGCTATTGTATCTACCTTTGAAAGTGATATAAGTTCACCCTTATCAACAGATTCTTTCATAGCCATAGCACCTATAGCTTCAACACCTATAACCTTAATATTACTATTAATGCTCTTAGCAGCAACAGCAACTCCACTTATAAGGCCCCCGCCACCTATTGGAACTAATATAATATCTACATCTTTAAGCTCTTCTAGTATTTCAAGTGCTACAGTTCCTTGACCTGCCATAACTTCCCTATCATTAAAAGGATGTAAGAAAGTATATCCTTCTTCAGATTCTAGTCTTTTAGCCTCTGCATATGCTTCGTCATAGCAATCACCAGTTAAGACAACATTTGCACCGAACTTCTTTGTAGCTTCAACTTTTACAAGAGGTGTAGTTTTAGGCATTACAATCGTTGCCTTTATTCCAAGCTTATTTGCAGCATATGCAACTCCCTGTGCATGATTTCCTGCTGAAGAAGCTATTAGTCCTCTATCCTTTTGTTCATCAGTTAAACTATTAACTTTATTATAAGCTCCTCTAATCTTAAATGACCCTGTTATTTGAAGGTTTTCAGGTTTAATGTATATATCATTACCATATTCCTTACTAAAATCCATGCTGTAAATAAGCTTAGTATTATTAATAACCCCATCTAAAACTTTCTTCGCTTTTAATACGTCCTCAAAACTGACTTCAACTGTATCATCATATCCTACGACTTCACATTTCATTCTAAAAACCCCCTAAAACCTTTTAATTTGCAAATTACTCCCAGCTAAGTATAGGGCTTTCTATGGCCTTTCCAGGAGGAACTATTGGATATACATTTTCATCCTTACATATCTTACATTCTATTAATACTGGTCCTTCAAATACCTCATCCTTAGACAGTATCTCTTTAAGTTCATCTATACTCTCTGCACTATATGCATCTACTCCAAATGATTTAGATAGATTTACATAGTCTACACAATTATCCATATCTGTTTGTGAAAATCTTTCATTAAAGAACATTCTTTGCCACTGTCTTACCATTCCAAGTGCACAGTTATTAAGAAGTAGTATTATTACAGGCAGATTATATCTAGATAGTGTAAACATCTCGTTACAGTTCATTCTAAAACTTCCGTCTCCTGTTACCAAAACTACCTTTTTATCAGGATTTCCAGCCTTAGCACCTATTGCAGCCCCAAGTCCAAATCCCATTGTCCCAAGTCCACCACTTGTAATAAAGCTATTTGGAAAATTAAATTTCCAATGCTGTGCAGTCCACATTTGATGTTGTCCAACATCTGTTGCAACAAATGTATCTTTATTAAACTTTTCATTGAAAAGCTTAAGTATATTTGTTGGATGGAACTGATTTTCATCTACTTTATTTTCATCTTTATTGTTCTCTATTTCTTCTCTCCAAGTAGAACAGTCCTTCTTATCTACACCTTTGATTACCTTAGATAACATTTCCCTAAGGTCCCCTATAACAGATATAGAAGACTCTATGTTCTTGCTTATCTCACTTGAATCTATATCAAGATGAATAACCTTAGCATTCGTTGCAAAGTTATTTGGATCTCCAATAACTCTATCACTAAATCTAGCTCCTATGCCTATTAAAAGGTCACAATTACTAACAGCTAAGTTATTCTCTTTAAAACCATGCATACCAACCATTCCAAGTGATAGTGGATTTTCTCTTGAAATAGCTCCAAGTCCCATAACAGTACTAACTACCGGTGAGTCAATTTTCTCAGCAAATTTAGTTAACATCTCGCTAACTCCTGATTTTTTAACTCCTCCACCTGCGTAGATCATAGGTTTTTTACTATTATTAATTGCCTCTATAACCATAGCTAGTTTTTCTTCATCAATAGAACTTTCACATTTACATAAAGGATTACCTTCATACTGGAAATCATCCTCTATGATAGATGTAAATATATCCTTTGGTATATCTATAAGAACAGGTCCTGGTCTTCCCTCAGTAGCTATTTCAAAAGCCTTATCAACAATCTCTGGAAGTTCCTTAACATCTCTTACTATATAGCTATGTTTAGTAATGGAAAAAGTTATTCCTGTTATGTCTACCTCTTGAAAAGAATCACGTCCAAGAAGGTCTCTAGTAACTTGACCTGTAATTACTACCATTGGAACAGAGTCCATATAAGCTGAAGCTATACCTGTAACAGTATTAGTTGCTCCAGGGCCGGAGGTTACTATACAAACCCCCACCTTCCCTGTGCTTCTTGAATATCCATCAGCTGCATGTGTTGCTCCCTGCTCATGTGCAGTTCTAATATGATTAAAATGATTATCTTCATATAGAGCATCATAAAGAGGTATTACAGAACCTCCTGGATACCCAAATATAGTATCAACGCCATTATGTTTCAAACACTTAAGAAGTAATTCTGATCCTTTCATCTTCATCACTCCTAATCGCAAATAGCGCCTTTAGATGCTGAGCTTACTATCTTTGCATATTTTTTAAGGTACCCTGAAAGTTCCTTTTTCTTGATAACTTGATTCTTACGTCTATTTTCTAGTTCTTCATCACTTACTAATAGGTTTAATACTCCATTTGGTATATCTATTTCAATCTTATCTCCATTTTCAACAAGACCTATAACTCCACCTTCAGCAGCTTCCGGTGAAACGTGTCCTATAGCTGCTCCTCTTGTAGCACCTGAGAATCTACCGTCTGTAATTAAAGATACTGCCTTATCAAGTCCTCTACCTGCAAGTGCAGCTGTTGGAGTTAACATTTCTCTCATACCAGGTCCACCTTTAGGCCCTTCATATCTTATAACAACAACATCTCCTGCAACTATTTCACCATTTAGAATTGCTTCAACTGATTCTTCTTCTGAATTATAAACCTTTGCATTTGCTGTTACCTTAAGCATTTCTGGTGCAACAGCTGATTGCTTAACAACAGCTCCGTCGATTGCTACATTTCCTCTTAGAACCTTTATACCACCTGTTGTTCCATATGGCTTTTCAATGTCTGCAATAACCTTATCACCTTTTCTATTTTTAGCTTCAAGTACTTCTTCCATGCTTTGTCCTGTGCATGTTGTAGAGTTAAGCTTTAAAAGACCCTTCTTTGAAAGTTCCTTTGCAACAGCAAGTACTCCTCCAGCTTTATAAAGGTCTTCCATATGGTAAGGACCTGCTGGTGCTAACTTACATAGGTTAGGAGTTTTATTACTGATTTCATTTATTCTATCAAGGTCAACATTAACCCCTGCTTCATTTGCTATAGCTGTTAAGTGAAGTACTGTATTTGTAGAACATCCTAGTGCCATATCAACTGATAATGCATTGTGGAATGCATCCTCTGTCATAATATCTCTTGCAGTTATGTTTTCATTAACAAGCTTCATAATTTGCATTCCTGTTTTCTTAGCTAGTCTCTTTCTTTCTGCAAATACAGCTGGAATTGTTGCATTTCCATCAAGTGCCATTCCAAGAACTTCTGTCATACAAGCCATTGAATTCGCTGTAAACATACCTGAACAAGATCCACATGTAGGACATGCACAGTTTTCAAGTTCACAAAGTTCAGCTTCAGTCATGCTTCCTGCTGACACCTTACCAACAGCTTCAAAAACAGTTGAAAGGTCTACTGCCTCTCCATTGAAATCACCTGCTAACATCGGTCCTCCACTTACTACGATACATGGTATATCAAGTCTAGCAGCTGCCATAAGCATCCCCGGAACAACCTTATCACAACTTGGAATTAAAACAAGTCCGTCTAGGCTGTGAGCCTTAGTTACAACTTCTATACTGTCTGCAATTAACTCTCTACTAACTAGTGAGTACTTCATTCCTTCATGGTTCATTGCAATACCATCACATACTGCAATCGCTGGGAACTCAAGTGGTGTTCCACCTTCCATTAGTACTCCTCTTTTAACGCAATCAGCTATTTGTCTAAGTTCTACATGACCTGGAACAATTTCATTAAATGAGTTTACAATACCTATTAATGGCTTTTGTATTTCTTCATCAGTTAGTCCTGATGCCTTAAATAGTGATCTATGTGGTGCTTTAGTTACTCCTGCTTTCGCTAGTTCGCTTCTCATTATTTTTATCCCCCTTATTAATTAATTTATAAATTTACATCATCTGTATATCTTTCACATCATATAGCTTTCTAAAGTGACTTAATATCTTGTCCTCTGATACTGATTCATGAAATGATATGCTAACAGTTATATCATTTCCATTAACTTTTTCCATATTCACGGACTTTACATCTATTTCTTTTCTTCTTAGGTAATTTAGCACTCTAACCATGCTGTCCATTCCTTGATTAAAATTAACATTTACTACCTTTTCCATAATAACCACCATACATTTTATTTTTATTTTTACACTAGATTTGAATAATAAAAAACCTTCGTCCTCATAAATTTAAATTTATAAGGACGAAGGACTATCTTCGCGGTACCACCTTAGTTGTAGACAAAATCTACCTCTTATCAGGTCGAAGGAATACACCCCTATATATATACACCTTGAACCCTAATCATATAACGCTGATATACGTCCTTGCTTACTATACATTTCAGCAGGAAGCTCAGGAGTGATTATTTCATATTCCTATTAACACTAACTTTCAGCAAATTGTTAGCTCTCTGTAGTTAATATACTGAATATCTTTTTCTCCGTCTTTGCCATTTATTTGTTATCACTGAATTTTAAATAAATTATAATTCTACAAAAGAAGGTTGTCAATAGGCTTTATTCATATTTCTTAAATTTTCGACTTTAGCCTAAATCTTGCTTTAGATAAGTATAATCTCCACTGTCAAAGTTAACTACTAGCACATAATCCCCATTTTCATAGGTATATAAGCCTTCTTTACTACATACCTTAAGTGATGATTGTGCAGCAAAGAGTCTTTTATATTGAAAATTACCGAAAGCCTTTTCAAGGTCCTTTTCTGAGTTATGCAATTTTTCACGTAGTCCTTTTTCATTTTCTTTAATAAGAAATTCTGGAAGACTTGATTTTTTAGTATTAAGTAGAAAATCTAGAAGCAGTAAATCCCTTATAACACTTTCATCATATTCCTGTGATAGAAACTCATGTATTAGCATAAACTTGTCCTTTAAATTTAGACTTCTAGTAAAGAAACCCTTTTCCTTTAGATATTCTTTAAACTCCCAAAAGAAAGTAAACTTATCATATATATTCTCAAGTGCATAGTACATTGTTCTTCTAAATATATGGCTATTATAGAAATTCTCAAAAACCTTTTCTATCTCTAATAGTTCTATAATATCCATTGATGACATAGTTGATGTTGAAAGTATTTGATATGGAGGATAGCTACACCACTTCATATCATACTTTTTTGCTTCTCTTTCCATTGGTGACCCCTTTAGAATTTTTAAAAATCCTAATTGTAAAACATGTGGCATAATCTCCATAGAATTATTAAATGAATTCTTAAATGATTTTATATCCTCTCCTGGAAGTCCTGCAATAAGATCTAAGTGACAATGTATCTTGTCCCCTTTAATTACCTTTTCCACATTCTTCTTAACCTTGTCAAAGTCCATTACTCTATTAATATTTTTAAGAATTTCATCGTTTGTACTTTGCACACCTATTTCAAATTGAAACATTCCCTTTGGTGCTGTATTTAAAAGTTCAATCATTTCATCATCTAGTAGATCTGCTGCAATTTCGAAATGAAAAACTGTATTTCCCTTTCTCTCTATTAGGAACTTCCAAATCTCCATAGCGAATTTTTTATTAGCATTAAATGTTCTGTCTACGAATTTAACAAGCTTAACATTATTTTCTATAAAAAACTCAAGTTCATCCTTAACTCTTCCTATAGGAAATAATCTAATACCTCTTATAACAGAGGATAAACAGTACTTGCAACTAAATGGACATCCTCTAGATGCCTCATAATAAACAATATTACTTGGTAAATCTTTTTTATCTTTATATGGGAATTCAAGAACATCAAGAGGCTCTATAATAACCGGCTCTCTCCCTCTTATATTTCCATTATCTCTATAATAAACACCTTCAATTGTTCCTATATCAACTTTTCCATCAATATGCTTTAAAAGCAGGTTAAATGATATTTCCCCTTCCCCTGCAATTACATAGTCAATAAATTCATATTTATCTAAATATATATATGGATTATGTGTAATCTCAGGTCCCCCAAGAATAATTTTTATATTCTTATCAAGACTTTTTAATGTACTACATACTTTTAATGTACTTTCAACATTCCATATATAGCAAGAAAAACCTATGACCTCAGGCCTTGCCTCATATATTTTAAGTGCTATATCCATTGCATTTTCATTTATAGTGGCCTCATATAAATCAATACTATATGAGGTTGAAAAAGCTTTTATATATCTTATAGCAAGATTAGAGTGTACATATTTCGAATTAAGTGACGCTAACGTTACCCTCATTTTCAGCCTCCTGTGCCTTCTCGCATTCTATATAATACACGCCCTTATCAACTATTTTTTTCACTACTTGAAATCCAACATTCTCTATGGATTCTACTATATCCTTAAATTTAAGCCTAAATGGATTAATTCCAAGTGTATATTTCATTTTCATGATTTTTTCACCTGGTAGCTTTAACATTATAGTATATACATTAGGTAGTGAAAAAGCTCCAATGTTAAGATCGCATATAACAAGTTTGCCATCTTTTATCAAACTCTTTTTTATATCTATTAGTATTTTCTCTAGTCTTTTTTTGCCCATAATAGAATTAAAGGACAAAATAGCCACAGCACTATTATAGACAGATGCTGTGCAGGCAATTTCGTCCTCACATTCTAGAAATTCCTTGTCTATTTTGTCCTTCCTATAGGTTTCAATCATTTCAGGAATTATAAAACTTCCTTTAGCTGAAATATCTAAAATATTTCCTTTAAGTTCAAAATCTCTTAAATTTATAGTTACTCTCGCCATTAATACCACCTCAAATCAAAATAAGACTTAAGGTATAGGTTCTTCATTTAAGAGAAGCTTCCTCTATTTTTTCTTCCCCTTTTTGTCTGGTTTTTTTACTGAAAATCCAAACTTTCCAAGTGGTTTAGACACCTTACAGTATTCTCCGTGACTATAACAGATAAGATTTGCTTTATCTAGATTTAATTTGTCATTTTCATCTAATAAATTCTCATTAACATTT
The window above is part of the Clostridium cylindrosporum DSM 605 genome. Proteins encoded here:
- the ilvD gene encoding dihydroxy-acid dehydratase — translated: MRSELAKAGVTKAPHRSLFKASGLTDEEIQKPLIGIVNSFNEIVPGHVELRQIADCVKRGVLMEGGTPLEFPAIAVCDGIAMNHEGMKYSLVSRELIADSIEVVTKAHSLDGLVLIPSCDKVVPGMLMAAARLDIPCIVVSGGPMLAGDFNGEAVDLSTVFEAVGKVSAGSMTEAELCELENCACPTCGSCSGMFTANSMACMTEVLGMALDGNATIPAVFAERKRLAKKTGMQIMKLVNENITARDIMTEDAFHNALSVDMALGCSTNTVLHLTAIANEAGVNVDLDRINEISNKTPNLCKLAPAGPYHMEDLYKAGGVLAVAKELSKKGLLKLNSTTCTGQSMEEVLEAKNRKGDKVIADIEKPYGTTGGIKVLRGNVAIDGAVVKQSAVAPEMLKVTANAKVYNSEEESVEAILNGEIVAGDVVVIRYEGPKGGPGMREMLTPTAALAGRGLDKAVSLITDGRFSGATRGAAIGHVSPEAAEGGVIGLVENGDKIEIDIPNGVLNLLVSDEELENRRKNQVIKKKELSGYLKKYAKIVSSASKGAICD
- the ilvA gene encoding threonine ammonia-lyase yields the protein MKCEVVGYDDTVEVSFEDVLKAKKVLDGVINNTKLIYSMDFSKEYGNDIYIKPENLQITGSFKIRGAYNKVNSLTDEQKDRGLIASSAGNHAQGVAYAANKLGIKATIVMPKTTPLVKVEATKKFGANVVLTGDCYDEAYAEAKRLESEEGYTFLHPFNDREVMAGQGTVALEILEELKDVDIILVPIGGGGLISGVAVAAKSINSNIKVIGVEAIGAMAMKESVDKGELISLSKVDTIADGSAVKCPGDKTFEVVKKYVDEIITVNDFELSEMVYTLMEKHKMVCEATGALSLAALKKLDVTGKKVVSIVSGGNIDVVTISELLNRGLLFKGRMFCFSVKLQDTPGELLRIAQILADCNANVIKLEHNQFKAIDRLRQVLLEITVETNGHDHINEIIASLNKQGYSIDKIY
- a CDS encoding double-cubane-cluster-containing anaerobic reductase, with product MMEMPKEFESFAEARKNNFLNVKAAKDAGKKVVGTYCTYTPWEIIDAAGAMPISVCSVSDETVEDAEKHLPKNLCPLIKASYGFAITDKCPFIYFADMIVGETTCDGKKKMYELLGEIKNVHVMQLPHRQNDPVALSLWKGEMIKLKEKLEKDFGVVITEEAIKKSIKVKNEQRNLLKEIYSLSKLDPPPISGYEMHKIFDATNFVVDVEAKNNELREMISGLQEVAATGNSPVSKDSKRILITGCPSGGVAEKVVKTVEEVGGVVVCFENCSGIKEKCVNVDETKDVYDALAEKYLSIPCSVMSPNTGRMELLDELIEEYKVDGVIDITLQACHTYAVESFSVKKVCNENKVGFMNLETNYSSSDVGQVRTRLEAFIEML
- the ilvB gene encoding biosynthetic-type acetolactate synthase large subunit, translating into MKMKGSELLLKCLKHNGVDTIFGYPGGSVIPLYDALYEDNHFNHIRTAHEQGATHAADGYSRSTGKVGVCIVTSGPGATNTVTGIASAYMDSVPMVVITGQVTRDLLGRDSFQEVDITGITFSITKHSYIVRDVKELPEIVDKAFEIATEGRPGPVLIDIPKDIFTSIIEDDFQYEGNPLCKCESSIDEEKLAMVIEAINNSKKPMIYAGGGVKKSGVSEMLTKFAEKIDSPVVSTVMGLGAISRENPLSLGMVGMHGFKENNLAVSNCDLLIGIGARFSDRVIGDPNNFATNAKVIHLDIDSSEISKNIESSISVIGDLREMLSKVIKGVDKKDCSTWREEIENNKDENKVDENQFHPTNILKLFNEKFNKDTFVATDVGQHQMWTAQHWKFNFPNSFITSGGLGTMGFGLGAAIGAKAGNPDKKVVLVTGDGSFRMNCNEMFTLSRYNLPVIILLLNNCALGMVRQWQRMFFNERFSQTDMDNCVDYVNLSKSFGVDAYSAESIDELKEILSKDEVFEGPVLIECKICKDENVYPIVPPGKAIESPILSWE
- a CDS encoding acyl-CoA dehydratase activase, giving the protein MYKVGIDIGSTSCKVIVLKNEEIIHKIIKPTGWSSVETANSVKDELEEMGINKDNAYFVSTGYGRVSVPFADKKITEITCHGVGAAHMFGEDGVVLDIGGQDTKVITIEGGKVQDFLMNDKCSAGTGRFLEVMANILGLDIIELSRLSIEGEGTFISSMCTVFAESEVISLIGSGARKEDIAFAVIDSIASKVKTICHKHNKVSKYFLTGGLCENVYFIKQLSKKLDAEVETSPLGRFAGALGAALLGKDK
- a CDS encoding MogA/MoaB family molybdenum cofactor biosynthesis protein, which encodes MKAGVITVSDKGSKGLRTDTSGPAIKEMLKTIGCETVEYTIVPDERDIIANEIIRMSSLDLDFIFTTGGTGFSKRDVTPEATLDVIEREAPGIPEAMRYHSLKITPKAMLSRAKAGIRGNSIIINLPGSEKAVKEHLEIVLPVLDHARGILLGLHSECGNHPHDKI
- a CDS encoding B12-binding domain-containing radical SAM protein, coding for MRVTLASLNSKYVHSNLAIRYIKAFSTSYSIDLYEATINENAMDIALKIYEARPEVIGFSCYIWNVESTLKVCSTLKSLDKNIKIILGGPEITHNPYIYLDKYEFIDYVIAGEGEISFNLLLKHIDGKVDIGTIEGVYYRDNGNIRGREPVIIEPLDVLEFPYKDKKDLPSNIVYYEASRGCPFSCKYCLSSVIRGIRLFPIGRVKDELEFFIENNVKLVKFVDRTFNANKKFAMEIWKFLIERKGNTVFHFEIAADLLDDEMIELLNTAPKGMFQFEIGVQSTNDEILKNINRVMDFDKVKKNVEKVIKGDKIHCHLDLIAGLPGEDIKSFKNSFNNSMEIMPHVLQLGFLKILKGSPMEREAKKYDMKWCSYPPYQILSTSTMSSMDIIELLEIEKVFENFYNSHIFRRTMYYALENIYDKFTFFWEFKEYLKEKGFFTRSLNLKDKFMLIHEFLSQEYDESVIRDLLLLDFLLNTKKSSLPEFLIKENEKGLREKLHNSEKDLEKAFGNFQYKRLFAAQSSLKVCSKEGLYTYENGDYVLVVNFDSGDYTYLKQDLG
- a CDS encoding ACT domain-containing protein, which produces MEKVVNVNFNQGMDSMVRVLNYLRRKEIDVKSVNMEKVNGNDITVSISFHESVSEDKILSHFRKLYDVKDIQMM